In Lachancea thermotolerans CBS 6340 chromosome H complete sequence, a single genomic region encodes these proteins:
- the NMD3 gene encoding ribosome-binding protein NMD3 (highly similar to uniprot|P38861 Saccharomyces cerevisiae YHR170W NMD3 Protein involved in nuclear export of the large ribosomal subunit acts as a Crm1p-dependent adapter protein for export of nascent ribosomal subunits through the nuclear pore complex), which produces MNYTPLDQSAFNNHQAATVLCCNCGTPMDGSSGLVMCYDCIKLTVDITEGIPRESNVSFCRNCERFLQPPGQWVRAELESRELLALCLRRLKGLNKVRLVDASFIWTEPHSRRIRVKLTVQGEAMANTIIQQTFEVEYVVVAMQCADCARSYTTNTWRATVQIRQKVSHKRTFLYLEQLILKHNAHVDTINIQEAKDGLDFFYAQKNHAVKMLDFLNAVVPIKSKKSEELVSQDTHTGASTYKFSYSVEIVPLCRDDLVVLPKKLAKSLGNISQFVLCSKISNTIQFLDPMTLQTSDLSPSVYWRSPFDSLADVSQLVEFIVLDVDPTGQTKGKWVLADITVARASDLGSNDQVYYVRSHLGAICHPGDSVMGYFIANSNYNSDLFDALNMEHVPDVVLVKKQYIRKTRKNRSWKLKRMAREHKDIEASQDYSSRQQKQEMERAEKDYELFLQELEEDAEMRQAVNLYKSAQQAPQDGEMDEDEEEDAPQIDIDELLDELDEMTLDEGAPPA; this is translated from the coding sequence ATGAACTATACACCTTTGGATCAAAGCGCCTTCAATAATCACCAAGCTGCAACTGTTCTATGTTGCAACTGTGGTACCCCCATGGACGGGTCCTCAGGGCTAGTTATGTGCTATGATTGTATCAAGCTAACCGTGGACATCACCGAGGGTATTCCCAGAGAATCCAATGTTTCTTTCTGTAGAAACTGCGAAAGGTTTCTACAGCCTCCAGGGCAGTGGGTGAGAGCAGAACTTGAATCTAGGGAGCTATTGGCACTCTGCCTGCGTCGACTGAAGGGCCTCAACAAGGTCAGGCTTGTTGATGCATCTTTTATATGGACAGAGCCCCACTCAAGACGTATCAGAGTAAAGCTTACTGTGCAAGGTGAGGCAATGGCCAACACTATCATACAGCAGACTTTTGAAGTCGAGTATGTTGTTGTGGCCATGCAATGTGCTGACTGTGCTAGATCTTATACAACAAACACTTGGAGGGCCACGGTTCAGATCAGACAGAAGGTTTCCCATAAGCGTACCTTCTTGTATCTCGAGCAGCtaattttgaagcacaatGCTCATGTTGACACCATTAACATTCAAGAGGCTAAGGATGGGTTGGACTTTTTTTATGCCCAGAAGAATCACGCCGTAAAAATGTTAGATTTCCTCAACGCAGTCGTTCccatcaagtccaagaagtCCGAAGAGCTGGTCTCGCAAGATACGCACACAGGAGCTTCTACCTACAAGTTCTCCTACTCGGTAGAAATCGTACCGCTTTGTAGAGACGATTTGGTCGTACTGCCCAAAAAACTCGCTAAATCGTTGGGAAACATTTCGCAGTTCGTTTTGTGTTCTAAGATCTCCAACACCATACAGTTCTTAGATCCAATGACTTTGCAAACTTCTGACTTGTCCCCATCAGTTTATTGGAGAAGTCCTTTTGATTCGTTAGCTGATGTTTCTCAGTTGGTGGAATTCATTGTACTAGATGTTGATCCAACAGGCCAGACCAAGGGAAAGTGGGTTCTCGCTGATATCACTGTTGCAAGAGCTTCTGACCTCGGTTCGAACGATCAGGTTTATTACGTCAGGTCACACCTTGGTGCTATCTGCCATCCGGGAGATAGTGTGATGGGATATTTCATTGCCAATTCCAACTATAACTCAGACTTATTTGATGCACTAAACATGGAGCATGTTCCAGATGTGGTTttggtcaagaagcagTACATTAGGAAGACTCGTAAGAACAGAAGCTGgaagttgaagagaatGGCTCGGGAGCACAAAGATATTGAAGCCTCGCAAGATTACAGCTCAAGACaacaaaagcaagagaTGGAAAGGGCTGAGAAAGACTATGAGCTGTTCTTGCAAGAATTGGAAGAGGACGCGGAAATGCGGCAAGCGGTCAATTTGTACAAAAGCGCCCAGCAGGCTCCACAAGACGGTGAAatggatgaagatgaagaggaagatgcTCCACAGATTGACATCGATGAACTTTTGGATGAGCTAGACGAGATGACGCTCGATGAAGGAGCTCCTCCGGCTTGA
- the ATG7 gene encoding Atg7p (similar to uniprot|P38862 Saccharomyces cerevisiae YHR171W ATG7 Autophagy-related protein that is a member of the E1 family of ubiquitin-activating enzymes mediates the conjugation of Atg12p with Atg5p a required step in the formation of autophagosomes), producing the protein MSDPHLKFVAPCQSFLDTSFFQELARLKLDVLKLDSAIKELTSSIGISHIPRGSPCAHLFLDSHSFGSRERKEGEMLIKGSLYNFNTIEEFKKVDKTRFLRDRADELWKEGIEDPNDCVKFSIISFADLKAFKFFYWVCVPCFQLDSLTASVRGSGPFKSTSKFDEWFAAHPGCWSCLVGESGELMEFNKVNSVRSSTLCMRDTSTVDMVPSALAKSFISLLKHFRSDLKEVRLIFIRSETASSFWVDTDMSSILAPDNTKLKVTGWERNLQNKLTPRAVDLSSLIDPLHVADQSLDLNLKLMKWRIAPEINLDIIKNTSVLLLGSGTLGCYVARVLLAWGVRKITFVDNGTVSFSNPVRQPLFTFNSCGKPKAAAAADSLREIFPLVEAEGVELAVPMIGHPITSESKQNEDYKRLLELIKAHDVVFLLMDSRETRWLPTVMGYAEDKIVINAALGFDSYLVMRHGNYETDQKADRLGCYFCQDVVAPSDSLTDRTLDQMCTVTRPGVALMAASQSVELLVSLLQHPMRNGGRPDEKVILGDLPHQIRGFLSEFKTLQLRVTAYEHCSACSSIIVEEFKSRGWDFVRDALNDYKTVEDLCGLSEVQLKAEEVMNDVLDEWDDDGEDGELL; encoded by the coding sequence ATGTCTGACCCACACCTTAAATTTGTGGCTCCTTGTCAATCCTTCTTGGATACATCGTTTTTTCAGGAGCTTGCTCGCCTTAAACTGGATGTATTGAAATTAGACTCAGCAATAAAGGAATTAACTAGCTCAATTGGCATTTCACATATTCCAAGAGGATCTCCATGCGCACACTTATTCTTAGATAGCCATAGCTTTGGAAGCCGTGAGcgaaaagaaggagaaaTGCTTATCAAGGGCTCTTTGTACAACTTTAACACAATCgaagaattcaaaaaggttgacAAAACTAGATTTCTCCGGGATCGTGCAGATgagctttggaaagaagGTATAGAGGATCCCAATGATTGCGTGAAATTTTCAATAATAAGTTTCGCAGATTTAAAAGCGTTTAAGTTTTTCTATTGGGTGTGCGTACCTTGCTTCCAACTAGACTCACTGACGGCCTCGGTGAGGGGAAGTGGGCCCTTCAAGTCAACTTCCAAGTTCGACGAATGGTTTGCAGCTCATCCAGGTTGTTGGAGCTGTCTTGTTGGTGAATCTGGGGAGCTAATGGAATTTAACAAGGTCAATAGCGTaagaagctcaactttGTGCATGCGAGATACAAGCACGGTTGACATGGTACCTTCAGCTCTTGCGAAAAGTTTTATTTCACTTTTAAAGCATTTTAGGTCCGATTTGAAAGAGGTACGATTGATTTTTATAAGATCGGAGacagccagcagcttctgggTTGATACTGATATGTCCTCTATCTTGGCACCAGACAATACTAAACTTAAAGTTACTGGCTGGGAAAGAAACTTGCAGAACAAGTTAACACCAAGAGCAGTGGACCTGAGCTCTTTAATAGATCCCTTGCACGTTGCAGATCAATCGCTCGACTTGAATCTCAAGCTCATGAAATGGCGTATCGCACCAGAAATCAATTTAgatatcatcaaaaatacaTCGGTTCTACTGCTGGGCAGCGGAACTCTGGGGTGCTATGTAGCACGCGTGCTTTTAGCCTGGGGCGTTCGGAAAATCACATTTGTGGACAACGGAACAGTGTCTTTCTCGAACCCCGTTAGGCAACCCCTTTTTACTTTCAATAGCTGCGGAAAACCCAAGgccgctgctgcagcgGACTCACTTCGAGAAATTTTTCCTCTTGTGGAAGCAGAAGGTGTCGAGCTTGCCGTTCCCATGATAGGTCACCCAATTACCAGTGAGAGTaaacaaaatgaagacTACAAAcggcttcttgaacttatCAAAGCGCACGATGTTGTGTTTTTGCTGATGGATTCTAGAGAAACTCGATGGCTTCCAACAGTCATGGGCTATGCAGAAGACAAAATTGTCATAAACGCGGCGCTTGGATTCGACAGCTATCTTGTTATGAGACATGGAAATTACGAAACAGACCAAAAGGCCGACCGCCTGGGCTGCTATTTTTGTCAGGATGTTGTCGCGCCCAGTGACAGCCTTACAGATAGAACTTTGGATCAGATGTGCACCGTCACAAGGCCGGGCGTTGCGCTAATGGCGGCGTCACAAAgtgttgagcttttggtaTCTCTGCTTCAGCACCCTATGAGAAATGGCGGAAGGCCTGACGAGAAAGTCATCCTCGGTGATCTCCCTCACCAGATTCGGGGCTTCTTAAGCGAGTTCAAAACGTTACAGTTGCGCGTCACCGCTTATGAGCACTGCTCTGCCTGCAGCTCTATAATAGTCGAAGAGTTCAAATCCAGAGGCTGGGACTTTGTACGCGACGCGTTGAATGATTACAAAACTGTTGAAGATTTATGCGGGTTGTCAGAAGTCCAATTAAAGGCTGAAGAAGTTATGAATGATGTTTTAGATGAGTGGGATGACGATGGAGAAGATGGCGAGCTGCTATAG
- the NOP19 gene encoding Nop19p (similar to uniprot|P53317 Saccharomyces cerevisiae YGR251W Protein required for cell viability) — MSRAKEIQEKLSLQAKLQASFNASALKASEWLPKDSLEDQKSDLTSSKDSFYSLPVIGVGAGLSFEEKEESNAQGEVSTIGEFINSNKKLSSLAKKKKGKHATNSQSQSGGIFKVSSSDTRAMVALKRKMKSGRRQELRNKISRPSALDMSHPGLGTKEDLRHSDSDEEPQVTKTSKKSYGLLFESKKPKRK, encoded by the coding sequence ATGTCAAGAGCAAAAGAGATCCAAGAGAAGCTCAGTTTACAAGCCAAACTGCAGGCGTCGTTTAATGCAtctgctttgaaagcttcgGAGTGGTTACCCAAGGATTCGCTAGAGGACCAAAAAAGCGATTTAACGTCATCAAAAGACTCATTCTACAGCTTACCAGTTATAGGCGTGGGCGCAGGCCtcagttttgaagaaaaggaggaaAGTAATGCTCAGGGTGAGGTATCTACTATTGGGGAATTTATCAATAGTAATAAAAAGCTATCATCATtagccaaaaagaagaagggcaaACATGCCACTAATTCCCAAAGCCAAAGTGGAGGGATCTTCAAAGTTAGCTCCAGTGATACCAGGGCAATGGTAGCGCTaaaaagaaagatgaaaagCGGTCGCAGGCAAGAGTTAAGAAACAAAATATCACGGCCATCCGCCCTAGACATGTCCCACCCTGGGTTAGGGACCAAGGAAGACCTCCGGCACAGTGATAGTGATGAAGAGCCTCAGGTCACCAAGAcctcaaaaaagtcataCGGCTTACTCTTCGAATCTAAAAAACCCAAGAGGAAATAG
- the MTG2 gene encoding putative GTPase MTG2 (similar to uniprot|P38860 Saccharomyces cerevisiae YHR168W MTG2 Putative GTPase member of the Obg family peripheral protein of the mitochondrial inner membrane that associates with the large ribosomal subunit required for mitochondrial translation possibly via a role in ribosome assembly), whose translation MVLRRPIQRASLRVRFNSTAPDNAPKASDNEIWLRKLSNNRKLAHAPEVSQKIQPASSSQDHRNRFEIISTPPDTSFIGVKAPLSEFTSLSHIQSNNQRHAQAKKFVDVRILKCRSGQGGDGAVSFFRDAGRAIGPPDGGDGGDGGSVFVQAIEGLNSLAKLKTSYIAEDGANGAAKQLDGARGKDVLISVPVGTVVKWCLNPSAVRSFIEKFKNRGTVNLRQLLEQNKVSLQCTGRFEMDQKPSFIQLFRESYEAGEGWHFKGKDEEYHLEKNWFKQLKEKVSIYDLELASSELSADKFPLLGIDLDKPSDRPICLVKGGKGGLGNMHFLTNLIRNPRFSKMGRSGLEQFFMFELKSLADIGLVGLPNAGKSTILNKISKARPKIGHWEFTTTHPSIGTFNVGAEGFGFTVADIPGIIKDASKDKGMGLEFLRHIQRSKGWTIVVSLEREDPLADLQLLISELGGMEEVARKNVLVVCNKADIEPHNPQSLDKFLDVQGFCETQNWDIIPISALKGENIDLLIEKMARCAETSAT comes from the coding sequence ATGGTTTTACGGCGACCAATTCAGCGTGCAAGTCTGCGCGTTAGATTCAATTCCACTGCACCCGACAATGCTCCTAAAGCGTCTGATAACGAGATTTGGCTGCGAAAACTGAGTAACAACCGAAAACTGGCGCATGCGCCAGAAGTTAGTCAAAAAATCCAGCCAGCCAGTTCTAGTCAAGATCATAGAAACCGATTCGAAATTATTTCTACTCCACCTGATACTTCTTTTATTGGTGTTAAAGCCCCACTTTCCGAATTTACAAGTTTAAGTCATATTCAGTCAAACAACCAACGTCACGCCCAAGCCAAGAAGTTCGTCGATGTTCGCATCTTGAAATGTCGAAGCGGACAAGGTGGTGACGGAGCCGTTTCATTCTTTAGAGATGCGGGAAGGGCCATAGGACCACCTGACGGCGGGGACGGAGGCGATGGTGGCAGTGTTTTCGTACAAGCCATTGAAGGGCTAAACAGCTTAGcaaagttgaaaacaagctaCATTGCTGAGGACGGAGCAAACGGGGCCGCTAAACAGTTAGATGGAGCACGCGGAAAAGATGTTTTAATATCGGTACCTGTTGGAACAGTTGTCAAGTGGTGCCTGAATCCATCCGCTGTTCGATCATTCATcgaaaaattcaaaaatagaGGAACTGTAAATCTTCGGCAATTGCTCGAGCAGAACAAAGTGAGCTTACAATGTACTGGTCGTTTTGAAATGGATCAAAAGCCCTCCTTTATACAACTTTTCCGGGAGTCTTACGAAGCAGGAGAAGGATGGCACTTCAAAGGAAAAGACGAAGAATAtcaccttgaaaagaactggTTCAAACAACTCAAGGAGAAAGTCAGTATATATGATCTTGAGCTAGCAAGTTCAGAACTTAGCGCTGACAAGTTCCCTCTGCTTGGGATTGACCTCGATAAGCCTAGCGATCGGCCTATATGTTTGGTGAAAGGGGGTAAAGGAGGACTGGGGAATATGCATTTTTTAACAAATCTTATTCGGAACCCAAGATTCTCCAAAATGGGGCGAAGCGGTTTGGAGCAGTTCTTTATGTTTgagttgaaaagccttgCTGACATAGGACTTGTCGGACTTCCGAATGCGGGAAAATCGACTATACTAAATAAAATTTCCAAAGCTAGGCCTAAAATCGGACATTGGGAATTCACGACAACACACCCAAGCATAGGAACATTTAATGTGGGGGCTGAAGGCTTTGGTTTCACAGTTGCAGACATTCCAGGTATTATCAAAGATGCTTCAAAGGACAAAGGAATGGGCCTGGAATTTTTGCGGCATATTCAACGTTCTAAGGGCTGGACAATAGTTGTGAGCCTGGAAAGGGAAGATCCTTTGGCTGATCTACAGCTTCTGATAAGTGAGTTAGGTGGGATGGAGGAAGTCGCCAGAAAAAACGTGCTCGTTGTCTGTAACAAAGCTGACATAGAGCCGCATAATCCTCAATCTTTGGATAAATTCCTAGACGTTCAAGGGTTTTGTGAAACGCAAAACTGGGACATAATACCTATAAGTGCATTGAAAGGAGAAAACATTGATCTGCTGATCGAAAAAATGGCACGTTGTGCTGAAACTAGTGCGACATAG
- the THP2 gene encoding Thp2p (some similarities with uniprot|O13539 Saccharomyces cerevisiae YHR167W THP2 affects transcription elongation): MSSKTVERLLDDLHKSLDVNYAHSSELIESLSVLSSDSTDDKMIEAIRALQKTFHSFTTSLADLRDENINAMESHNTKRKVEPFANVAKSRLSATFDENGNASTLLSYVDEVITGNNLNLEHINLIGRLSSVLTEMLPSELDDSTQNLELAQILEAYNTDSKGSEDTDCLKEKLLDWIDSIKMEKARYSLENQHILRDSLKALTMEVTRWRENYESIEGMMFGENANSISQMLHKVQRLRPQLNSGSGEGQEEDVKME, translated from the coding sequence ATGAGTTCGAAAACCGTTGAAAGGCTATTGGATGATCTTCATAAGTCGCTAGATGTGAACTACGCCCACTCAAGCGAGCTGATTGAGAGCTTGTCCGTGCTCTCTTCAGACTCTACAGATGACAAGATGATTGAAGCAATTCGCGCCCTTCAAAAGACGTTCCACAGCTTCACAACTTCGTTGGCAGATTTGCGGGATGAAAACATCAATGCGATGGAATCTCACAATACCAAAAGGAAGGTAGAACCATTCGCTAATGTCGCAAAGAGTCGCCTCTCAGCCACTTTTGACGAGAACGGGAATGCCTCAACTTTGCTATCGTACGTAGATGAGGTTATCACTGGAAACAATCTGAATCTTGAACACATCAACCTAATAGGCCGGCTCTCTTCTGTGCTAACAGAAATGCTTCCGTCTGAACTTGATGACTCAACGCAGAATCTGGAGTTAGCGCAGATTCTGGAAGCCTACAACACAGATAGTAAGGGCAGTGAAGACACCGACTGCTTaaaagaaaagcttttggactGGATTGACTCCATCAAAATGGAGAAAGCCAGGTACAGCCTCGAAAACCAGCACATTCTCCGAGACTCTTTGAAGGCTCTCACTATGGAGGTGACACGCTGGAGAGAAAACTATGAATCTATCGAAGGCATGATGTTTGGTGAGAACGCAAACTCTATTTCACAGATGCTTCACAAGGTTCAGAGGCTAAGGCCTCAACTTAATAGTGGTTCAGGAGAAGGTCAAGAGGAAGACGTAAAGATGGAGTGA
- the DBP8 gene encoding ATP-dependent RNA helicase DBP8 (highly similar to uniprot|P38719 Saccharomyces cerevisiae YHR169W DBP8 Putative ATP-dependent RNA helicase of the DEAD-box family involved in biogenesis of the 40S ribosomal subunit): MSSEFATLGISKWLVEALQAMKITQPTAIQKACIPQILQGKDCIGGAKTGSGKTIAFGAPMLTKWSEDPSGMFGVVLTPTRELAMQIAEQFTALGSSMNIRVALVVGGESIVDQAINLQRKPHFIVATPGRMAHHIMNSGEDTIGGLKRAKFLVLDEADILLTDTFSEHLATCISILPPKEKRQTLLFTATVTDQVKALQNAPAAEGKPPLFSYEVESMDKVAIPSTLKTTYLLVPEQVKEAYLYQILTNATYNESSAIIFVNRTVTAEILRRTLKQLDVRVASLHSQMPQQERTNSLHRFRANAARVLIATDVASRGLDIPTVQLVINYDISSNPDTFIHRAGRTARAGRSGESICFVAPRDVSRIEAIEERINKKMEEFKDVHDTAVIRKALNKVTVAKRESLMSMEKENFGERRKLHLKKSGLSKSYRNN; encoded by the coding sequence ATGTCAAGTGAATTCGCGACCTTGGGCATCTCTAAGTGGCTGGTCGAGGCCTTACAAGCCATGAAAATCACACAACCAACGGCTATTCAAAAGGCGTGTATTCCTCAAATTCTGCAAGGGAAAGATTGTATAGGCGGAGCGAAGACAGGGTCTGGTAAAACTATTGCATTCGGCGCGCCAATGCTCACAAAATGGTCTGAGGACCCTAGCGGTATGTTTGGGGTTGTGTTAACTCCAACGCGAGAGCTGGCGATGCAAATCGCAGAGCAGTTCACAGCACTTGGAAGTTCCATGAATATAAGGGTTGCATTAGTAGTGGGTGGCGAAAGTATAGTTGATCAAGCTATCAATCTCCAAAGAAAGCCGCATTTTATCGTTGCGACGCCTGGGCGCATGGCTCATCACATCATGAACAGTGGTGAGGATACTATCGGAGGACTGAAAAGAGCCAAATTTTTAGTCCTGGATGAAGCAGATATATTGCTTACAGACACATTCAGCGAACACCTTGCAACATGCATCAGCATACTTCCCCCTAAGGAAAAAAGACAAACTTTACTTTTCACAGCGACTGTAACTGATCAGGTCAAAGCGCTTCAGAACGCGCCAGCCGCCGAAGGCAAACCTCCGCTTTTTTCCTATGAGGTGGAGAGCATGGACAAAGTAGCCATTCCCAGCACACTCAAAACCACATATCTGCTCGTCCCTGAGCAAGTTAAAGAAGCTTATCTCTACCAGATCCTTACTAATGCGACTTACAATGAGTCGAGTGCCATCATATTCGTTAATAGAACAGTAACTGCCGAGATTCTTAGAAGAACGCTCAAGCAGCTGGATGTCCGCGTTGCTTCACTTCACTCCCAAATGCCTCAGCAGGAGAGAACAAACTCACTGCATAGATTCCGAGCGAATGCTGCTCGGGTCCTCATAGCTACTGACGTCGCGTCCAGAGGTCTTGACATTCCTACCGTACAATTGGTCATTAACTATGATATCTCTTCGAACCCTGATACATTCATTCACAGAGCTGGTCGTACAGCTAGAGCAGGAAGAAGCGGTGAATCCATATGTTTCGTCGCCCCGCGAGATGTCTCGCGCATTGAAGCCATCGAAGAGCGAATTAACAAAAAGATGgaagaattcaaagatgTGCATGATACTGCGGTCATAAGAAAGGCTCTAAATAAGGTCACTGTTGCAAAAAGGGAAAGTCTCATGTCCATGGAGAAGGAGAATTTTGGAGAACGGAGAAAGCTTCATCTAAAGAAGAGCGGCTTGAGCAAAAGCTATAGGAATAACTAG
- the GCN5 gene encoding histone acetyltransferase GCN5 (highly similar to uniprot|Q03330 Saccharomyces cerevisiae YGR252W GCN5 Histone acetyltransferase acetylates lysine 14 on histone H3 catalytic subunit of the ADA and SAGA histone acetyltransferase complexes founding member of the Gcn5p-related N-acetyltransferase superfamily): MTSKRKDGAEEGSEAKRQKVERNVKDEPESQPEVVDLLEEQPATESRANSGDKEEKESDEAGVTHFTFDGQEYKFKERASVIEEKEGKIEFRVVNNDNTKENMMVLTGLKNIFQKQLPKMPKEYIARLVYDRSHLSMAVVRKPLTVVGGITYRPFDNREFAEIVFCAISSTEQVRGYGAHLMNHLKDYVRATSKIKYFLTYADNYAIGYFKKQGFTKEISLDKSVWMGYIKDYEGGTLMQCSMLPRIRYLDAAKILLLQEAAVQRKVRLMSKSYVVHPGLKIFKDLENIKPIDPMEIPGLKESGWTPEMDELAQRPKRGPHFAAMQNVLTELQNHAAAWPFLQPVNKDEVPDYYEFIKEPMDLSTMEIKLENNRYEKMENFFYDARLIFNNCRAYNGENTSYFKYANRLEKFFNTKMKEIPEYSHLVD, translated from the coding sequence ATGACCTCAAAGAGAAAGGATGGGGCAGAAGAGGGGAGCGAGGCGAAGCGGCAAAAAGTTGAGAGAAATGTGAAGGACGAACCGGAATCCCAACCTGAAGTAGTAGACCTCTTGGAAGAACAGCCGGCAACAGAGAGTCGAGCAAACTCAGGagacaaagaagagaaggaaaGCGATGAGGCAGGGGTCACGCACTTTACATTTGACGGACAAGAATACAAATTCAAGGAGAGAGCCAGCGTTattgaagagaaggaggGGAAAATCGAGTTTAGAGTAGTGAATAATGACAATACAAAGGAAAACATGATGGTTTTGACGGggctcaaaaacattttccaaaaacagcttcCTAAGATGCCCAAAGAGTATATCGCGCGACTGGTGTACGACCGCAGTCACTTGTCGATGGCTGTCGTACGAAAACCGCTTACAGTTGTAGGCGGAATTACTTACAGGCCCTTTGACAATCGTGAGTTTGCCGAAATAGTATTTTGTGCGATTAGTTCAACAGAGCAGGTCCGGGGTTACGGTGCACACTTGATGAACCATTTAAAGGACTACGTGCGAGCAACTTCGAAGATCAAGTACTTCCTCACTTACGCAGATAATTATGCCATAGGgtatttcaaaaagcaagGTTTCACAAAGGAAATATCACTTGACAAAAGTGTTTGGATGGGATACATTAAGGACTACGAAGGAGGTACGTTGATGCAATGCTCTATGCTCCCGCGAATAAGATATTTGGACGCTGCCAAGATCTTACTTCTCCAAGAGGCAGCAGTCCAACGGAAGGTAAGGCTCATGTCAAAAAGTTATGTCGTTCACCCTGGTTTAAAAATAttcaaagaccttgaaaaTATTAAACCAATTGACCCTATGGAAATTCCGGGCCTGAAAGAGTCAGGATGGACTCCAGAGATGGATGAGCTGGCTCAGAGGCCGAAAAGAGGACCCCACTTCGCGGCAATGCAAAACGTTTTAACTGAATTGCAGAATCATGCAGCAGCGTGGCCGTTTTTGCAACCTGTCAACAAGGACGAAGTTCCGGATTATTACgaattcatcaaagaaCCAATGGACTTGAGCACAATGGAAATAAAATTAGAAAACAACCGCTACGAAAAAATGGAGAACTTTTTCTATGATGCGCGTCTCATCTTCAATAATTGTCGTGCGTACAATGGCGAAAATACATCTTACTTCAAGTATGCCAACagacttgaaaaattcttCAATACTAAAATGAAGGAAATTCCAGAGTATTCACACTTAGTTGATTAG